The following DNA comes from Candidatus Methylacidiphilum fumarolicum.
GGAAGCGAACATGCCTTAGCTCAGTGGTTAGAGACGGATTATGTCCCCGATCGGAGGGGGGAACGGATTCTGCCGATATGGAAGGAAAATGGTCGGGTGCGGGTGGACCATCGATTTCTTTGGCCTTGGTATCGGACGCTGGATGAGCTGATTCAACGGAAGGAAGAGCTGGAAGAGGGGCTTTTTAGTCGGCTGCGAGATCTTTTTTCCCTCCAGCCTGAGATGGTCTTCTACGACTTGACTTCCAGCTATTTTGAAGGAGAAGGGCCAGAGGATCTAGCTCAATTTGGGTACAGTCGGGACCGACGGGGAGGCAATCGGCAGATTCTTTTGGAGGTCGTGATGGTGAATGGTTGGCCGATTGCCCACCATGTGTTTCGAGGCAATCTTAAGGATGGAGAGACGGTACAGAGGGTGGTGGAGGATTTAGAGAAGCGTTTTGGACTTCAGCGGGTGGTTTTTGTGGGGGACCGGGGGATGGTGAGCACGGCCAACTTGGGTTTTCTCTGGAGTCAGGGCCATGGGTTTTTGGTGGGACTTCGGCGGCGGAGAAGCCCGGAGGTCCTAGAGTATCTTTGCCAGGCGCAAGCGGGCTGCTGGCAACCTTGTGCTCCGGGAAGTAACGACCGGGTTTGCGAAGTTCCGGGACGTCTTCCGGGGCAGCGGATCTTTGTGGTGGAGAGTGCTGAGCGGCTCGCCTACGAGCAAGCGATGCGGGAGGCAGCTGTCTCGAAGATTCGGGAAGAGCTGGAGAAGCTGGCGAAGCGGGTGGAAAAAGGTGAGCTTCGAGATCCTGAGAAAATCGGAGCTGCTGCCGGGCGCATCCTCTCGGCCCATCATGGGCATCGCTACTTCCGCTGGAGTCTTTCTTCCGGTCGCTTCGAGTTTTCTCAAGAGCCCTTGGAAGAGGAGAAGCTTTTGGAAGGCAAGTACCTCATTTTGACAGAAGAAAAACATCTCTCCGCGGTAGAGGCCGTGTGTGCCTACAAGGAGCTTAGCCAAGTGGAACGGGCCTTTCGGAAGCTAAAGGATGTCCTAGAGATGCGTCCGATCTATCACCATGATCCCCAGCGGGTCCAGGCCCATGTCTTTGTTGCCGCCTTGGCCTTCTTGCTTGACCGACTCTTGGAGAAAAAGCTAAAGCTTGCCAAGCTCCCCTTTTCCACCGAAGAGGCCTGGACTCACCTCCGGACCGTCCACGTCGTCGAGGCAGAGGTTGGAGGCACCAAACACCGCGGGGTCACGGCAGGAAACCGACAGGCGCGTCAGATCCTTTCCGCCCTGAAAATCAGCTCCTTAGAGCCTTGGAAACCCAAAAAAAGAACCTCTAAAACCCCCACATAGTGACACATTGAAAAAAAGACCATTGATAATCAATAACTTACGAAATTTTCACCAAACATGGGTTAACCCATCTTCCGCAACGTTGCGTCATAAGTGATTGCAACAGAACGAAATAGATTTTTCGTTCTGCCTACATTGCCCACTTGGGAGGAGAAGCGAAGAGGGAAAGCAGATCGATCTTTTGCAGCAAGGCATTCAACTCGGGGGGAATCTGAGAGAAGAGCCCGATCAGCGGTTGTCCTTTTAGGGAGAGTTTGACCAAGTGGATCGTCTGAAGACGCCGAAGCACCTTGGGCACCTCTTCGGTAAAGCCCTTGGCCACCCATTCGGCTCCGAGCCGCGCACTCATCCAGAAGGCCAGGAAGCAGATCCTTACATGGTTGCGGACTCGGTCCGGTCGCCAGTGATAGACGGGACGGACTTCCAGGTAGCTCTTGAGCTCCGAGAAGGCGGCTTCGACCACAGCTAGCTGCTTATAGTGGGTGAGCACCGCTTGGCCCGAAGCCTTGGTCGCCGGGAGATTGGTCTCCAAGAGATACCAGCCGTCAGTCGCCTCTTCTTCCTTGACCCGCTCCTGATCCAGTTTCCACCAGAACCGGCCGCCTGCGTCGACGCCGTACTGGAAGTATTTGTGCGCTTGAAGCCTCTGCAGCGCTCGGCCAACCCGGCTGCCGAGATTCACGGGATTCACCTGCCGGCGTGCCGCCTTCGTGATCTGGCGGAGCACTTCTTCTGCTTGAGCAATGCGGCTTTGCCGCCGTTCGCGGTCCCGCTGAGCCCGCCACTCTCCTCCCGCAATGACATAGCGCACTCCCTCCTGTTCAATCTCCAGTACCCGCGTCCGGTCCGTTAGCCAAAGCTGTCGGTCTTCAGGCAGACGACTGAGAATCTCCAGAAGCTTGGCCCGAGTCGACCAGGTCACGTACTCCAGCTCCATGCCAGTCAGGATCTCCAAGTTCCACCAACTCCTCATCCCCCCATCGAAGACGAAGGTCGCCTCTTGGATCCCAAACCTCCGTCTGAGCGTGACCAAGAGCCCCGTCAAGGTCGTGCGGTCCGCCCGATTCCCTCTCAGCACTTCCACATGGAACGGAATCCCCCGACCATCCGTAGCCACCGCCAGAAGAACTTGTCGCCGATCCTGCCGGTGATCCCGACTATAGCCATATTGCGCTAGTCCCTCAGGGCCCTCCCCTTCGAAGTAAACACTCGAAAGATCATAGAGCACCAGGCTCGCCCCCTGCGGCTGACTCCCTTGGTAAAGCTTCTTCTCAATCCCACTCCAACAGCCGTTTAACTCATCCATCGCCCGGTAGAGCTCGTCTTCATCCAGATCCTTCTCTTCGAGCCCACAAGCCTTGGCCAGAAGAGTCCCCCGCGCTTCCTCCCGAAGGACCAGCTTCGAGGAAGGAAAGAGAATCCGGCCAAAGATCATTGCCTTCAAAAGCCTTCGTTTCCGCTCCGAGCCAACACGGGCAAAGACTTCATCGAGGCCAAAGCGACCCCAGGCTTCTTCGAGAACGGCCAATCCTCCGTAATCAAGTGCCTCCTGGACTTCGAGCCCCTCTACAGGAACAAGACGCTTCTTTTGCAAGGCCGCCGCCAGCACTTCCCGAGCTTCTTCCGGCAATCGGGTCACGTTGGCGATCCGGCGTGTCTTCACCTGCTTCCCCACTCGGTAGGACTCTCGGACAATATAGGATCGATAGATCTTCCCCTTTTGACGTGTGCGGACCTCCTGCAAGTACATGCCTACCTGACTAACATATTTTCTCCACGATGCCAACAGAATAATAAATAATAAATAAATTATTGAGTCCTACACGAATATATATAAGTCATTGATACATCAACAAAATGGTCAAAAACTTGCGGAAGATGGGCTAGCTCCATTTGGGTACAGTCGGGACCGGCGGGGAGGCAATCGGCAGATTCTTTTGGGGGTGGTGATGGTGAATGGTTGGCCGATTGTCCACCATGTGTTTCGAGGCAATCTCAAGGATGGAGAGACGGTACAGAGGGTGGTGGAGGATTTAGAGAAGCGTTTTGGGCTTCGGCGGGTGGTTTTTGTGGGGGACCGGGGGATGGTGAGCACGGCCAACTTGTGTTTTCTCTGGAGTCAGGGCCATGGGTTTTTGGTGGGACTTCGGCGGCGGAGAAGCCCGGAGGTCCTAGAGTATCTTTGCCAGGCGCAAGCGGGCTGCTGGCAGCCTTGTGCTCCGGGAAGTAACGACCGGGTTTGCGAAGTTCCGGGACGTCTCCCGGGGCAGCGGATCTTTGTGGTGGAGAGTGCCGAGCGGCTCGCCTACGAGCAAGCGATGCGGGAGGCAGCTGTCTCGAAGATTCGGGAAGAGCTGGAGAAGCTGGCGAAGCGGGTGGAAAAAGGAGAGCTTCGAGATCCTGAGAAAATCGGAGCTGCTGCCGGGCGCATCCTCTCGGCCCATCATGGACATCGCTACTTCCGCTGGAGTCTTTCTTCTGGTCGCTTCGAGTTTTCTCAAGAGCCTTTGGAAGAGGAGAAGCTTTTGGAAGGCAAGTACCTCATTTTGACAGAAGAAAAACATCTCTCCGCGGTGGAGGCCGTGGGTGCCTATAAGGAGCTTAGCCAAGTGGAACGGGCCTTTCGGAAGCTAAAGGATGTCCTAGAGATGCGTCCGATCTATCACCATGATCCCCAGCGGGTCCAGGTCCATGTCTTTGTTGCCGCCTTGGCCTTCTTGCTTGACCGACTCTTGGAGAAAAAGCTAAAGCTAGCCAAGCTCCCTTTTTCCACCGAAGAGGCCTTGACTCACCTCCGGACCGTCCACGTCGTCGAGGCAGAGGTTGGAGGCACCAAACACCCCGGAGGTGCCTTGAGGAAATGAAGTTAGCACACCAAATTCTTTTCCCCCCGTACAAAGTCAGCCCTTGGACCTTGGAAATCCAAAAATAAACAAAAAAAACCACATAGTGACGCATTGAAAAAAGGATCATTGATAATCAATAACTTACGAAATTTTCACCAAACATCTGCTAGGCAAGCGTTGCTGAAAGCAAAAATTGGGTATCTGGAAGCCAAGTATAATTACAATGCTGCACTTGCAAGATTAGAGTATGCTGTTGGCGGACAATTGCCTAGGGAATAATGATAATTTGCTTACCTCTATAGAGCCTAATTCTTTATAATCCAAATCATTAATAACTGGTTGTGTATTAATCTATAAAATTCAGTTTGTTTCAATTTATTATATAAGAGATACTCTTTGATTAACTCAGTACGGGAAGCTCCATTTCCATATCACTTTTTTCGTTAAATACTTCTATTTTCCCATCTTTTTGCAATTTACCGAACCATCTTTACAGCCATGGTATGATATCCTTAATTTCAGATCTTATCTGATTTAAGAGTTATTTGTCGTTAATCAAACAGTATTTATTCCATTCTTTAGGAGATGCATTTAGGGTAGAAAATAGCGTTAAATTATCAGTTTTATAAAGTTTAAAATGAGTTCTTGCCCATTTGTAAAGATTATTTAGAGTGGGAAAAGATAAAATATTGATTTTTCATTGAAGTTCTGGTGATAAATAAGTTCAGTGTTGCCATTTCTACCTAGATATTCTATAAATAAGTCTTCAATTTATACTAAATATTTGCACTATCCATCAAAAATACATCCAAAGAACTAGATTCAAATGTTTTAGAAAGTCATATATAAATAATATTATATAAATGAATAATATAATGAATATGAATAGAAAATATTCTCTATTATATGATTTCTAGTAGCCTCACAAACAAAAAATAATCTAATTTGTTGTGGAAAGTCTTTCAAATAGAAAACTCTTTGCACATGGTTTATTTTAAGTCATATTCATGATTATATATTTTACGAAAACAAAACAGATTCGAATATAAAAAAATAATCTCATCTGCTAAAGGTTAACCAATCTTATAAGAAAACTATTATATAAATATACTTAAAACGGACTATTATACTTTTTTCCTTTGAGTGTATCAGGTTCATAACATTGAACACCGATTTTAAGTATAACTATGATTGCTCTATTTATCTGGTGACTAGACGTAATGAAAGTTTTAGTGAGTGATCTCTGAAAGCCACTAAAAAGGCAATTTAGAAATCCCTTTTTCATTCAATAAGCCTCGAAGAAAACCTAAAATCATGACTTTTGCATGGTTCCATTGCTTTTTTATAATATAGTTTATAAACTCTCGAACGAAGACAAAAAAGCGAATAATTATAAATAAGGTTCCAATAATTGGTCCATAAATTTTTCTAGCGAAGAGAAATTGGTTGCGATATTGATAATATAAAAGAGTTTTTGATTTATTCAGGTTATCCCATATGACTACATTAGGATGATGAAGTATAGAAAGTCTATTTACGATAGCTATGGAAAAACCAGCTTTTCTCGCTCTTGTACAAAAATCAATTTCATCCCAAAACAGAAAATAGTCTTCGTCAAAATATCCAATTTTTTCCAAAACCTCTTTTTTTACTAAAAAACTACAGCCATGGACATAATTGACAAAGTATACTTTTTGATCTTTATCTCTGTATTGGGGAAGGCCCCAGAGATTTCTTGGTCGATGTTCTTGCAAATTTTCTTTATCTATTGGTTCAAGAACACTTGGTCCAACTATCCCTATGTTATAAGATTGATAATCTTTGAGTTCTTCGAATAGATCATCTAGATAATAAGGAGGATAGATTACATCCGCATTAGAAAAAAGAACATAGTCGGGAATATTATGACCAAAAGCATATATCCCTTGATTAAGGCAGTAAGAATAGCCTTTATTGGTGTTTAACCGAAGAATTTTTATAATATGAATATTTTGGGTATCCTTTAGGTATTCTTCAAGAAGATCAACAGTTTTATCTGTAGATGCTGAATCAACAAACACAATTTTCTCTATTTGATGCATAAAGGTCAACTGTTGAAAAGATGAAAGTAATGGCTTGATATCTTTTTCTGAGTTATATGTTCCCACAATAATTCCTATTCTTTGGCTATTTTTCATATCTTTGTAAACCATCATTGGTTATAATTGGGAAACAGCTATTTTTTTTATTTAGAATGGTAAAGAGATAATACTTGATCTATTTTTTAGCAATGAAAACGACTTCTTCTCCAGAAAAAGGAAAAAAGAATGTTTTCCATGGACCCCAAAAATATCCATAAAGGATGTCAGAAAAGGACAGACTAGGAATAGAAGTTATTCTAGATTGTGTCTTGATCATTTTGCTTTGGGCAAACATAATTGCTTCACTCCTCCAAAGTGTAAAAACTTCCCCCTTTATTTCTAGTTCTTGCTGAATATGCCAAAAGCCTTGTGGAGAAACTAAAACCAGATGCCTTGGAGGCTCAAGTCCACGCCATGATTTTAAGAATCTCTTGGCCAAAGTTCCTGTTGGGTTTGGAGAAATGCTGATCAGTTTGCCTCCAGGCTTTAGAGCGCTAACAAGCTTTTTGATAATAGAAACAGGATCCCTAAGATGTTCTATGACATGGCTAAGAGTAATGGCATCATAAGTGTCTTTTGAGAGGTCTACTTCTTCTATAGTAGATTGAATAACCTTTATTCCATTCTCAATCACTTTCCTCGCAGCTAAGGGATCAGGCTCGATTCCTTCTACTTCCCATTGTAGCTCTTTCATAAAATAAAGGAATTGTCCATTCCCACAGCCAACATCTAGGATTTTTCCTCTCTTGGCTTCTAAAAAACGACACTGTCTTTTTGCTTCCAGGTTAACCGTTGGATGAAGGCAAAAAAAATTACCAACAACTGAACTTTTTAGTTTCTTGCCTTCCAATTGAGATTTATAACCCATTGAACATAGAGAAGCAATCCAGATCTTATGCCACAACTGAGAAAAAAAGGTCATAGATTGAGGCTTAAATGGATCTAACTCCATAGAATCGTGAGTATAATAAGTTTTAGGATATAAATTAGGGATTTCTAGAGGAACTGGTCGAGGATCCATATACAAGGAGTGACAATCCAAACAGCGTTTATAACCCCACTTTCCTTCAATAGCAAGGAAAGGGTCTGTTGCATCCTTTATTTCTGTTTGGCCATTACCATTACATATTGGACAGTTGGGAACCTGTTCAAGAAGCATATATTCAAGTGATAATTAACTAAAGGAAAATTTATAAAAGGAGTATAGGCTTTAGAATTTTTTATATTAAATAGGGGTTCATAAACTTTTCTAACGAGATTTTTTGCATAGAGCTGCCAATCAGGTAATCCTTTAGCTTTTTCTAAAGCGCTTTTTGCCATTTCTTTTTGCAGTGTATTATCTTTGTAGAAGATTTCTCATTTTTCAGCTATTCTCTCTGGGGATCGAATAGGGACAATATATCCATTCAAACCTTTATCTACAAGATCTGAAGCTCCATTATTAGTTGTTGTAATAACAGGAAGAGCGCTTGCCATTGCTTCAGGTATTACACAGCTAAATCCATCTCCAATTGAAGGGAGAACAAAAACGGAAGCTTGATGATAATAAGAATAAACTTTGTCCCGTGAACAAGATCCCATATAGGTAAATGAACCTTTATGTTGACTTAAAATTGGTTTCATTAAGAAATCAATAGAACTAAGAAGAATCAGTTCCACATTTTTAATGTTTAATGCCTTTCCCAAGTTTCTAACAGATCAATTTAACCTTTTCAAGGAGTAATTTGCCCGACACAAAGAACTTTGAATTTTTTTGAGGATTGTTTCTCGATATTTTCTGAAAGTGGATAAAATCGCTTGAGATTGACTCCATAGGAAAGGATACAATTTTTTTTGAGAAGATCCCTGGGTTACGAATGAGTTTTTTACCCGGAGTAAAAGGGGGACAAAAGAAAATCGATCTGTTCTATTTCATCAAGGCACCATTTTTTACCTTTCCACACATTACTTTGCTTTAGTAGATTGAGCCTTTCGTATTCTTTTTAAGAGAGATTCCTTATAGTAAAAGGATAGCTGTTTACAGCCTCTCCTAAAAAAACCCTGCCTTCTTTAGGAGCATTTTCGGATAATGTTTCTAGCAATCACATGAAGCATCATATGCCATAATTTTGCTGCTTTCCAATGCTTTAAAAGTTGTTTTTCCCAAAGAAAGATAGACAGTGGTCCTAAAAAAGAATAGTGGAAGTGAGGTTCCAATAATTGATTATGAATTCTTAATAAATACTCTTTTAGCCAGAGGTTAATTTCACTACCTTGTTCTTTTAGCGCTAATCTTTCTATCAAAGCGGTGCGAGTTATAAAAGCAATTTAGAATGCCTTCTTTAGCCAAGCAATTGACATAATTGTGATTATGAAATCTACCACAAACAGCAACATTTACCTTACAAATAGCCGTAGGGTTTATAGATTAATGGCAAAGGAGTTTGTGGGAGGTTTAAGTTGAGATGTTAAAAGAGTGAGGTTGTATTTCTTCAGAATGGCTTAAAAAATCTTGACAAAACAAACCAAATAAAAAAGATTAGCCATTGTCACAAGCTTAAAGTTAGCTATTCCATGAAGAGATGTTGAATACTGCTAGCGAAACTACCTACCGCCCATTGCCTTGTTTTTTTATGAGTACAAGGCAATAACTTCTTCTTATAGAAGAAGATCTTGTCGCTCATGAGCTTGACCCTAAATTAACCCATATTTCTCCAACTTAAATACAAGCCTTAAAAATGATTAAGAAATTTTTTAAACAATCAAATAAAATTTACTATAAAAATATTCGCTGATTTACTTTATCGAAAGAAATATCGCCGTTTAGATAAAAAGAAAGGGGAAAAACTATCTTATCTCTTTTGCCAATAGTCATCAGCAGTTTAACCGATTGGGATGATCCGTTCTGAAATAACAAAATCTGAAAAAACAAAAATGTCTTCTCTAGCCAGCTTAGCAGGCTCAGGTTGCATAAACATCTATAATTAGGAATCCTCCTGGAG
Coding sequences within:
- a CDS encoding glycosyltransferase family 4 protein, translated to MGKALNIKNVELILLSSIDFLMKPILSQHKGSFTYMGSCSRDKVYSYYHQASVFVLPSIGDGFSCVIPEAMASALPVITTTNNGASDLVDKGLNGYIVPIRSPERIAEK
- a CDS encoding IS1634 family transposase, with product MFLRIVPIRRPSGKVDQYVRLVESYYDGGKIKQRTIANLGRKELLAPHVDRLVELLRGEPPKTTGSWEAKSAAVWGQTLVARVLWEELGFPELLEASGKRSQAFSLAERAFILVAHRLICPGSEHALAQWLETDYVPDRRGERILPIWKENGRVRVDHRFLWPWYRTLDELIQRKEELEEGLFSRLRDLFSLQPEMVFYDLTSSYFEGEGPEDLAQFGYSRDRRGGNRQILLEVVMVNGWPIAHHVFRGNLKDGETVQRVVEDLEKRFGLQRVVFVGDRGMVSTANLGFLWSQGHGFLVGLRRRRSPEVLEYLCQAQAGCWQPCAPGSNDRVCEVPGRLPGQRIFVVESAERLAYEQAMREAAVSKIREELEKLAKRVEKGELRDPEKIGAAAGRILSAHHGHRYFRWSLSSGRFEFSQEPLEEEKLLEGKYLILTEEKHLSAVEAVCAYKELSQVERAFRKLKDVLEMRPIYHHDPQRVQAHVFVAALAFLLDRLLEKKLKLAKLPFSTEEAWTHLRTVHVVEAEVGGTKHRGVTAGNRQARQILSALKISSLEPWKPKKRTSKTPT
- a CDS encoding glycosyltransferase family 2 protein; this encodes MKNSQRIGIIVGTYNSEKDIKPLLSSFQQLTFMHQIEKIVFVDSASTDKTVDLLEEYLKDTQNIHIIKILRLNTNKGYSYCLNQGIYAFGHNIPDYVLFSNADVIYPPYYLDDLFEELKDYQSYNIGIVGPSVLEPIDKENLQEHRPRNLWGLPQYRDKDQKVYFVNYVHGCSFLVKKEVLEKIGYFDEDYFLFWDEIDFCTRARKAGFSIAIVNRLSILHHPNVVIWDNLNKSKTLLYYQYRNQFLFARKIYGPIIGTLFIIIRFFVFVREFINYIIKKQWNHAKVMILGFLRGLLNEKGISKLPF
- a CDS encoding IS1634 family transposase, which translates into the protein MYLQEVRTRQKGKIYRSYIVRESYRVGKQVKTRRIANVTRLPEEAREVLAAALQKKRLVPVEGLEVQEALDYGGLAVLEEAWGRFGLDEVFARVGSERKRRLLKAMIFGRILFPSSKLVLREEARGTLLAKACGLEEKDLDEDELYRAMDELNGCWSGIEKKLYQGSQPQGASLVLYDLSSVYFEGEGPEGLAQYGYSRDHRQDRRQVLLAVATDGRGIPFHVEVLRGNRADRTTLTGLLVTLRRRFGIQEATFVFDGGMRSWWNLEILTGMELEYVTWSTRAKLLEILSRLPEDRQLWLTDRTRVLEIEQEGVRYVIAGGEWRAQRDRERRQSRIAQAEEVLRQITKAARRQVNPVNLGSRVGRALQRLQAHKYFQYGVDAGGRFWWKLDQERVKEEEATDGWYLLETNLPATKASGQAVLTHYKQLAVVEAAFSELKSYLEVRPVYHWRPDRVRNHVRICFLAFWMSARLGAEWVAKGFTEEVPKVLRRLQTIHLVKLSLKGQPLIGLFSQIPPELNALLQKIDLLSLFASPPKWAM
- a CDS encoding class I SAM-dependent methyltransferase is translated as MLLEQVPNCPICNGNGQTEIKDATDPFLAIEGKWGYKRCLDCHSLYMDPRPVPLEIPNLYPKTYYTHDSMELDPFKPQSMTFFSQLWHKIWIASLCSMGYKSQLEGKKLKSSVVGNFFCLHPTVNLEAKRQCRFLEAKRGKILDVGCGNGQFLYFMKELQWEVEGIEPDPLAARKVIENGIKVIQSTIEEVDLSKDTYDAITLSHVIEHLRDPVSIIKKLVSALKPGGKLISISPNPTGTLAKRFLKSWRGLEPPRHLVLVSPQGFWHIQQELEIKGEVFTLWRSEAIMFAQSKMIKTQSRITSIPSLSFSDILYGYFWGPWKTFFFPFSGEEVVFIAKK